Proteins encoded within one genomic window of Bacillus sp. F19:
- a CDS encoding iron-siderophore ABC transporter substrate-binding protein, with translation MQATYQKTWLSLIAIVLSAVLLAACGNNEKDKAAGDTGSKDKESESYTVEHAMGTTEVPKKPEKVVILTNEGTEALLALGIKPVGAVKSWLGDPWYDHISDEMTDVEVVGDESAINVEAIAALKPDLIIGNKMRQEDQYEKLSQIAPTVYAETLRGDWKENFKFYAKALDREEEGKKVLADYEARIADFKSKAGDKLDQEISIVRFMAGTTRIYYKDTFSGVILEELGFARPANLEKLFSDNPDDLFVREVTKELIPEMDGDYLFYFTYAPAETKADAEKQAEEFTNDPLWKNLDAVKAGKAYQVDDAIWNTAGGVKAANLMIDELEKIILEK, from the coding sequence ATGCAAGCTACATATCAAAAAACATGGCTGTCACTTATTGCAATCGTTTTATCAGCAGTACTTCTAGCAGCATGCGGAAACAACGAGAAAGATAAAGCGGCTGGTGATACTGGCAGCAAAGATAAAGAAAGCGAATCATATACGGTTGAACATGCAATGGGAACTACTGAAGTGCCTAAAAAACCTGAAAAAGTGGTCATTTTGACAAATGAAGGAACAGAAGCTTTGCTTGCATTGGGTATTAAACCTGTTGGTGCTGTTAAATCCTGGTTAGGCGATCCTTGGTATGATCACATTTCAGATGAAATGACAGACGTTGAAGTTGTTGGTGATGAGAGTGCAATTAATGTAGAAGCAATCGCTGCATTAAAGCCTGATTTAATTATCGGAAACAAAATGCGTCAGGAAGACCAATATGAAAAATTAAGCCAAATCGCTCCTACTGTTTATGCAGAAACGCTTAGAGGCGACTGGAAAGAGAACTTTAAATTCTATGCTAAGGCATTAGACCGCGAAGAAGAAGGCAAGAAGGTGCTTGCTGATTACGAAGCTCGCATTGCAGATTTTAAGTCAAAAGCCGGCGATAAACTAGATCAAGAAATTTCAATCGTTCGTTTCATGGCTGGAACAACACGAATCTATTATAAAGATACGTTCTCAGGTGTCATCCTTGAAGAGTTAGGATTTGCACGTCCTGCAAACCTTGAAAAGTTATTTTCAGACAATCCAGATGATTTATTTGTTCGCGAAGTAACAAAAGAACTAATTCCAGAGATGGATGGAGATTATTTATTCTACTTCACTTATGCTCCTGCTGAAACAAAAGCGGATGCTGAAAAACAGGCAGAAGAATTTACAAATGATCCGCTTTGGAAAAACCTTGATGCAGTAAAAGCAGGCAAAGCCTACCAAGTTGATGATGCGATTTGGAACACGGCAGGCGGTGTAAAAGCTGCTAACTTAATGATCGACGAACTTGAGAAAATCATTCTCGAGAAATAA
- a CDS encoding acyl-CoA dehydrogenase family protein — protein sequence MDAELYEYTVQRLSEFQKLCFEEFDQRAAHTDREGQPKLIRYDKFGNEVSEVWLNEGYKKTIQDTYQTGIVGYLHKNIPELNRKADYHYSYALGYLLSQVESGFYCPVTLTMATAYLIDEYADEELKAKYLPHVISTGNVELYEGATFLTERQGGSDVGANETKAVKADRGYHLYGEKYFASNAGACKVAAVLARMEGAPAGTKGLSLFLVPWKKDDGTSNQIHIRRLKDKLGVRAVPSAEVELNGAEAFLIGDPSRGFYYTMEALNLSRISNAIASAGIMRRAYIEAKGYAEQRMAFGKKLTESPMIQETLCKMAVRQEVQTSACFELIQLFDKVMREKTSTDEEKMLTRLFIALLKAKTAEEAIAFSHEAIEMHGGNGYIEDFVTPRLLRDSQVLTVWEGTANILGLEVLRLIKKHAVHLSFLSWIRKNSAGSLAINNGIRELEDLLAFLENQKEDGWNFHAKKLSALMCDLLLSAIALKDAKSGDQRKQAIADIWLEDCWNNSHKDEKMLAIKYYDLIVESKGSVKNAYI from the coding sequence ATGGATGCAGAGCTTTATGAATATACCGTTCAGAGACTATCAGAATTTCAAAAGCTTTGTTTTGAAGAATTTGATCAGCGTGCAGCGCATACGGATAGAGAGGGACAGCCAAAGCTTATCCGCTATGATAAATTCGGAAATGAAGTCTCGGAAGTCTGGCTGAACGAGGGGTATAAAAAAACAATCCAAGACACCTATCAAACAGGGATTGTCGGCTATTTGCATAAAAACATTCCTGAATTGAACAGAAAGGCAGACTATCACTATTCATATGCTTTAGGATATCTTCTGTCTCAGGTTGAATCAGGGTTTTATTGTCCAGTCACCCTTACGATGGCAACTGCCTATTTAATTGACGAATATGCAGATGAGGAACTGAAGGCGAAATATTTGCCTCATGTCATCTCAACAGGTAACGTTGAGCTTTATGAAGGAGCTACTTTTTTAACGGAAAGACAGGGCGGATCAGATGTGGGTGCAAATGAGACTAAAGCCGTAAAAGCTGACAGGGGGTATCATCTTTATGGTGAAAAATATTTTGCGAGCAATGCGGGTGCATGCAAAGTAGCAGCAGTCCTTGCCAGGATGGAGGGAGCGCCTGCTGGAACAAAGGGGTTGTCTCTTTTCTTAGTTCCCTGGAAAAAGGACGATGGAACTTCAAATCAAATTCATATCAGGCGTCTCAAAGATAAATTGGGGGTAAGGGCAGTTCCATCGGCTGAGGTTGAATTAAATGGGGCGGAAGCGTTCCTGATTGGTGATCCATCCAGAGGGTTTTACTACACGATGGAGGCTCTTAATCTTTCGAGAATCTCGAATGCCATCGCATCTGCTGGAATCATGAGAAGAGCTTATATTGAAGCAAAAGGCTATGCAGAGCAGCGGATGGCTTTTGGCAAAAAGCTGACGGAATCTCCTATGATTCAGGAAACGCTGTGTAAAATGGCTGTGCGGCAGGAAGTTCAGACCAGTGCCTGCTTTGAATTAATTCAGCTTTTTGACAAGGTAATGAGAGAAAAGACTTCCACAGATGAAGAAAAAATGCTGACCCGTCTTTTCATTGCGCTATTAAAAGCAAAGACGGCAGAAGAGGCAATTGCGTTTTCGCATGAGGCAATCGAAATGCATGGCGGAAATGGATATATTGAAGATTTTGTAACGCCAAGACTGTTGCGGGATTCTCAAGTACTGACAGTATGGGAGGGTACGGCAAATATACTTGGTTTAGAAGTATTGCGTCTCATTAAAAAGCATGCTGTTCATCTTTCGTTTCTCTCATGGATTAGAAAGAATTCGGCAGGCAGCTTAGCCATTAATAACGGAATAAGGGAACTTGAAGATTTGCTCGCTTTTCTGGAAAATCAAAAAGAAGATGGATGGAATTTTCATGCGAAAAAATTATCCGCTTTAATGTGTGATCTGCTGTTAAGTGCCATTGCGCTGAAAGATGCAAAATCAGGTGATCAGCGGAAACAGGCAATTGCAGATATATGGCTTGAAGACTGCTGGAACAACTCCCATAAGGATGAAAAAATGCTGGCCATAAAATATTATGATTTAATTGTTGAATCTAAGGGATCTGTTAAGAATGCATATATATAG
- a CDS encoding ZIP family metal transporter: MLQAAIWGAFAGSSILLGALLGIYKEIPRKVLGFIMSFGTGVLIGAASFELLRESVDDGGMLAASGGFIFGSLTFTVCELLITKKGGSDRKRSKQNPENHSGVSIFIGTVIDAIPESVIIGVSLLQENTVSFLMVTAVFISNFPEGLSSSVGLRKDGYSKKKILFMWLIVLLLSSLSSFLGFSLLQNADSAVIAFIGAFAAGGIIAMVASTMMPEAFEEGGPIVGLIASLGVLASLILSNL, translated from the coding sequence ATGCTGCAGGCTGCGATTTGGGGAGCTTTTGCTGGTTCCTCTATTTTATTGGGTGCTTTGCTTGGCATCTACAAGGAGATACCGCGCAAGGTTTTGGGTTTTATTATGTCGTTTGGAACGGGTGTCCTGATCGGGGCAGCTTCCTTTGAACTGCTTAGGGAATCAGTGGATGACGGAGGAATGCTGGCAGCATCAGGCGGATTCATTTTTGGATCTTTAACATTTACAGTATGTGAATTGCTGATTACTAAAAAGGGCGGAAGCGACAGAAAACGCTCAAAGCAAAACCCGGAAAATCACTCAGGAGTATCCATTTTTATCGGAACTGTCATTGATGCTATTCCTGAATCGGTTATTATCGGCGTCAGTCTGCTTCAGGAGAATACAGTCAGCTTCTTAATGGTGACAGCTGTTTTCATCAGCAATTTTCCGGAGGGTCTTTCAAGCTCTGTCGGATTGCGTAAAGATGGCTATTCCAAAAAAAAGATCCTTTTCATGTGGCTGATCGTTTTACTTCTTTCTTCTCTCAGCTCATTTCTCGGCTTTTCGCTGCTGCAAAATGCCGACTCTGCAGTGATTGCATTTATTGGAGCCTTTGCAGCAGGCGGCATCATTGCAATGGTGGCCTCGACGATGATGCCCGAAGCATTCGAAGAAGGCGGTCCGATCGTAGGTTTGATTGCTTCTTTAGGCGTACTTGCTTCGTTAATCCTCTCAAATCTATAA
- a CDS encoding TrkH family potassium uptake protein, whose protein sequence is MIRLNPSQLLVIIFAVGIATGSALLMLPVSTNEPIRWLDALFIATSAMTVTGLTTVDPGSTFTYTGQFIIAMLIQLGGLGIMSFGVLIYIVLGRKIGIKERLVMQTALNQTSIGGVINLVKYLFYFSLSIEFIAMIFLSFRWIPEYGWSKGLFYSFFHAISAFNNAGFALWPDNLMRYVGDPLINLVLSSLFIIGGIGFTVLVDVWRKRSFKKFSLHTKLMLVGTLGINVTAMFIIFVIEYSNPATLGDLSSGSKLLASYFQAVSPRTAGFNTLDMASLEDTTLFLMVILMFIGAGSASTGGGIKLTTAVIILLATITFLRGREEISVAKRSINTRYIVKALAITVVSLLFVLVAVFILTLSENLTFMEILFEVVSAFGTVGLSMSVTPKLSDLGKEVIIFIMFLGKVGPLTLLFSIAKPQKQKIKYPNEDILTG, encoded by the coding sequence ATGATTCGGCTTAATCCGTCTCAGCTATTGGTTATTATTTTTGCGGTTGGAATTGCAACTGGATCTGCATTATTGATGCTCCCAGTTTCAACTAATGAACCGATTAGATGGCTTGATGCGTTATTTATAGCGACATCAGCGATGACTGTTACAGGACTTACAACTGTGGACCCCGGATCAACCTTTACTTATACCGGACAATTTATCATTGCTATGCTGATTCAGCTTGGCGGATTAGGGATCATGTCATTTGGGGTTCTTATTTATATCGTATTAGGGAGGAAAATTGGCATTAAAGAAAGATTAGTGATGCAAACTGCGCTGAATCAAACTTCCATTGGAGGAGTCATAAATTTAGTGAAGTATTTGTTCTACTTTTCCCTTTCAATTGAATTCATTGCAATGATCTTTTTATCGTTTAGATGGATACCCGAGTATGGATGGTCTAAAGGTCTTTTCTACAGTTTTTTTCACGCGATTTCTGCATTCAATAATGCGGGTTTCGCTCTTTGGCCGGATAATTTAATGAGGTATGTAGGAGATCCGCTTATAAACCTTGTGCTTTCATCTCTTTTTATAATAGGAGGTATAGGTTTTACAGTGCTTGTTGATGTATGGAGAAAGCGCAGCTTTAAAAAGTTTTCATTGCATACAAAGCTGATGCTTGTCGGTACACTTGGGATAAACGTAACGGCGATGTTTATTATATTTGTTATTGAATATTCCAATCCTGCTACCCTTGGAGACCTTTCTTCGGGAAGTAAGCTATTAGCTTCATATTTCCAGGCGGTATCGCCCAGAACCGCAGGTTTTAATACATTGGATATGGCAAGTCTGGAAGATACGACCCTTTTTCTAATGGTCATCCTTATGTTTATTGGAGCAGGAAGTGCATCAACTGGCGGAGGAATTAAGTTAACAACAGCTGTCATTATCCTTCTGGCAACCATTACTTTTTTGCGGGGCAGAGAGGAAATAAGTGTTGCGAAGCGCTCAATTAACACTAGATATATAGTGAAAGCTCTTGCAATTACAGTGGTAAGTCTGCTATTTGTATTAGTGGCCGTGTTTATCTTAACCTTATCGGAAAATCTTACTTTTATGGAAATATTATTTGAAGTTGTTTCTGCTTTTGGTACAGTAGGACTGTCAATGTCTGTTACTCCTAAATTATCAGATTTGGGAAAAGAAGTGATCATTTTTATTATGTTCTTAGGGAAAGTTGGGCCATTGACGCTCTTGTTCTCTATTGCTAAACCACAAAAACAAAAAATTAAATATCCTAACGAAGATATATTAACAGGATGA
- a CDS encoding TrkA family potassium uptake protein, with protein MKKQFAVFGLGRFGGSLVKEFHELGIEVLAVDKDDEKVQYYSQYATLAVRANAIDEATLKQLGVRNVDHAFVSFGDDIEASILTSLLLKEMEIPQVWAKAQNDYHQKVLDKIGVNKVIHPERDMAKRIAHHIISEKMIDYIELSKEYSMVEMVATAKIHRKTLIDLDIRARYGCNIVGIQRDEEMIVSPPAEESIKSGDILLVIGRNKDISRFEEEGM; from the coding sequence TTGAAAAAGCAATTTGCTGTATTTGGTCTTGGGCGTTTTGGAGGAAGTCTTGTAAAAGAATTTCATGAGTTGGGGATTGAAGTTTTAGCGGTCGATAAAGATGATGAAAAGGTTCAATATTATTCTCAATATGCGACACTTGCTGTACGGGCAAATGCAATTGATGAGGCGACACTGAAACAGCTTGGCGTCCGCAATGTAGACCACGCGTTTGTTTCATTCGGAGATGATATAGAAGCTAGTATCTTGACCTCTCTGCTGCTGAAAGAAATGGAGATTCCGCAAGTATGGGCAAAAGCTCAAAATGACTATCATCAGAAGGTTTTAGACAAAATAGGTGTAAATAAAGTCATTCATCCTGAACGTGACATGGCAAAGCGGATTGCCCATCATATTATTTCAGAAAAAATGATTGATTATATTGAGCTTTCAAAGGAATACAGCATGGTAGAGATGGTTGCTACAGCAAAAATTCACCGTAAAACATTGATTGATTTAGATATTAGGGCAAGATATGGATGTAATATTGTCGGGATTCAGCGAGATGAAGAGATGATTGTTTCGCCTCCTGCCGAAGAATCTATCAAATCAGGTGATATTCTGCTTGTAATTGGACGGAATAAGGACATCAGCCGTTTCGAGGAGGAGGGCATGTAG
- a CDS encoding response regulator transcription factor yields MKKILLVDDEKLMLDLLDLYLTPAGYFCIKSSSGKHAIENVQKEEPALMILDLMMPEMNGFEVCKEIRTFSDIPIIMVTASGQKEDIVKGLQTGADDYITKPFNETELLARIEAILRRVKNNQAIEYRGLKWDDRSQEASYKDEPILLTPKEFQLAGIFLKNRNRVFNREHLIQTIWGYDAGTEDRTVDSHVRHLREKLRKTGFPIDDHLQTVWGAGYKWKDEKNN; encoded by the coding sequence ATGAAAAAGATTTTGCTTGTAGATGATGAGAAACTGATGCTGGATTTGCTTGACCTTTATCTTACACCTGCAGGGTATTTTTGCATAAAATCCTCATCAGGAAAGCACGCTATTGAAAATGTTCAAAAAGAAGAACCTGCCCTTATGATTCTTGATCTTATGATGCCTGAAATGAATGGTTTTGAAGTGTGTAAAGAAATCAGAACATTTTCAGATATTCCGATTATAATGGTGACTGCGAGCGGCCAAAAAGAGGACATTGTAAAAGGGCTGCAGACAGGGGCGGATGATTATATAACAAAGCCTTTTAATGAAACGGAATTATTGGCGAGAATAGAAGCGATATTAAGAAGAGTCAAAAATAATCAAGCAATAGAATACAGGGGTCTTAAATGGGATGATCGAAGCCAGGAAGCGAGCTATAAAGATGAGCCTATCCTTTTAACTCCAAAAGAATTTCAGCTTGCCGGAATCTTTTTAAAGAACCGAAACAGAGTATTTAATCGTGAGCATTTAATTCAGACTATTTGGGGTTATGATGCAGGTACGGAGGACCGGACGGTAGATTCCCACGTGCGTCATCTTAGAGAAAAGCTGAGAAAAACGGGATTTCCAATTGATGATCACCTTCAAACCGTCTGGGGAGCTGGATACAAGTGGAAAGATGAAAAAAATAATTAA
- a CDS encoding cell wall metabolism sensor histidine kinase WalK, with protein MNKLAIKIGLLFLTIILIVETCLFLFLYRNLVNTRVNEEVSALQARGNSHRDVLLKHNDETTMQHVVLMESEADTDVVLTNAEGEVLHSSNEIHPFMQKVINNHRGENDEVPANWKASPFIWTVSPVRINGETLGFVYMFKGTDSIQLMISRLNDHFIFIGTVSVILTIIAVVFLSKIVTKPLLSMKQATERLSEGDFTVNLQMQRYDELGELGVSIQKLANDLSHLKKERNEFLASIAHELRTPLTYIKGYADVAKRPDLARTDQVNYLSIISEQTEHLSKLVKDLFELARLDQHSFQVEKERIDLCSFIKKTAEKVNPILIKENRKVNFLFPNHSVHHMIDPSRFEQVLLNIMDNAIHYSGKGTSITIRVFEQDGIIKVVISDEGIGVPEEDLPYLFDRLYRVDKSRSRHSGGTGLGLAIVKEIVEALGGTVRAKSTFGTGTSIIIVFRKD; from the coding sequence ATGAATAAGCTTGCTATAAAAATTGGGCTATTATTTCTTACGATCATTCTTATAGTAGAAACCTGTCTCTTTTTATTTTTATACCGGAATCTAGTCAACACTAGAGTGAATGAAGAAGTTTCTGCTCTACAGGCAAGAGGCAACAGCCACCGTGATGTTCTGCTGAAGCATAATGATGAAACAACGATGCAGCATGTTGTTTTAATGGAATCTGAAGCAGATACGGATGTTGTGCTGACAAATGCAGAAGGAGAAGTGCTGCATTCTTCAAATGAGATTCATCCATTCATGCAGAAAGTAATCAACAATCATAGAGGTGAAAATGATGAAGTGCCTGCGAACTGGAAAGCAAGTCCTTTCATTTGGACAGTAAGCCCGGTCCGTATAAACGGTGAAACATTAGGCTTTGTCTATATGTTTAAGGGAACAGATTCCATTCAATTGATGATTTCCAGATTAAATGACCATTTTATCTTTATTGGTACAGTGTCTGTTATTCTTACAATCATTGCGGTTGTTTTTTTGTCAAAGATTGTGACAAAACCCCTGCTCTCCATGAAGCAGGCGACTGAACGCCTTAGTGAGGGGGATTTTACAGTTAACTTACAAATGCAAAGATATGATGAACTTGGCGAGCTTGGAGTTTCTATTCAAAAGCTTGCAAATGATTTATCCCATCTAAAAAAGGAAAGAAATGAATTCCTGGCAAGTATCGCCCATGAATTGCGTACCCCCCTTACATATATCAAGGGGTATGCAGATGTTGCTAAGAGGCCTGATTTGGCAAGAACTGACCAGGTAAACTATCTATCTATTATAAGTGAACAAACAGAGCACTTATCGAAGCTTGTAAAGGATTTATTTGAGCTTGCAAGGCTTGATCAGCATTCTTTTCAGGTTGAAAAAGAGCGGATCGATCTTTGCTCCTTTATTAAAAAAACAGCAGAAAAAGTAAATCCCATCTTAATCAAAGAAAATAGGAAAGTGAATTTTCTTTTTCCGAATCATTCTGTTCATCATATGATAGATCCTTCAAGGTTCGAACAGGTGCTGCTCAACATCATGGACAATGCCATCCATTATTCTGGAAAAGGGACTTCCATTACAATCAGGGTTTTTGAACAAGACGGGATCATTAAAGTTGTCATCTCAGATGAAGGAATTGGTGTTCCTGAAGAAGATCTTCCATATCTGTTTGACAGACTTTACCGCGTTGATAAATCAAGGTCACGCCATAGCGGAGGAACAGGTCTTGGCCTTGCGATCGTAAAAGAAATTGTGGAGGCTCTTGGCGGCACAGTCCGGGCAAAAAGCACATTCGGAACAGGAACCTCCATTATCATTGTCTTTAGAAAGGATTAA